The following are from one region of the Odontesthes bonariensis isolate fOdoBon6 chromosome 16, fOdoBon6.hap1, whole genome shotgun sequence genome:
- the LOC142401491 gene encoding arrestin red cell isoform X1, producing MGDKAGTRVFKKSSPNCKLTVYLGKRDFVDHLDHVDPVDGVILVDPEYLKDRKVFVTLTCAFRYGREDLDVLGLSFRKDLYISTFQAFPPVPEERKPNSRLQERLLKKLGQHAHPFYFTIPQNLPCSVTLQPGPEDTGKACGVDFEIRAFCAKSIEEKIHKRNSVRLVIRKVQYAPEKPGPQPMVETTRSFLMSDRSLHLEASLDKELYYHGEPISVNVHVTNNSTKTVKRVKISVRQYADICLFSTAQYKCPVAQQEADDQVSSSSTFCKVYTLTPTLDKNREKRGLALDGKLKHEDTNLASSTIVKDVTNKEVLGILVSYRVKVKLVVSRGGDVSVELPFILMHPKPVEPPLSRPQSAVPEMDPPIDTNLIEFDTNSISQDDDFVFEDFARLRLKGTVDDKDEDC from the exons AGTTTTCAAGAAGTCGAGCCCCAATTGTAAG CTGACGGTGTACCTGGGAAAACGGGACTTTGTGGACCACCTGGACCATGTGGACCCCGTAG ACGGCGTGATCCTCGTCGACCCCGAGTATCTGAAGGACAGGAAAG tcttCGTCACGCTCACCTGTGCGTTCAGATACGGCCGCGAGGACCTGGACGTGCTGGGTCTATCTTTCCGGAAGGATCTCTACATCTCCACTTTCCAG GCCTTCCCTCCGGTGCCGGAGGAGCGGAAACCCAACAGCCGGCTGCAGGAGAGGCTGCTGAAGAAGCTGGGCCAGCATGCACACCCCTTCTACTTCACA ATCCCTCAGAACCTCCCCTGTTCGGTCACTTTACAGCCCGGACCAGAGGACACCGGGAAG GCCTGCGGTGTCGACTTTGAGATCAGAGCTTTCTGTGCCAAGTCGATAGAGGAGAAGATTCACAAGAG GAACTCGGTGCGCCTGGTGATCAGGAAGGTCCAGTACGCCCCGGAGAAGCCCGGCCCTCAGCCCATGGTGGAGACCACCCGCAGCTTCCTGATGTCAGACAGATCCCTGCACCTGGAGGCGTCTTTAGACAAAGAG CTGTATTACCACGGAGAGCCCATCAGTGTCAACGTCCACGTCACCAACAACTCCACCAAGACCGTGAAGAGAGTCAAGATCTCTG TGCGTCAGTATGCAGATATCTGTCTGTTCAGCACTGCCCAGTATAAATGTCCAGTGGCTCAGCAGGAGGCAGA CGACCAGGTGTCCTCCAGCTCCACCTTCTGTAAGGTGTACACTCTGACCCCGACGCTCGACAAGAACAGAGAGAAGAGGGGGCTCGCTTTGGACGGCAAACTGAAGCACGAAGACACCAATCTGGCCTCGTCCACCAT AGTGAAGGACGTCACCAACAAGGAGGTTCTGGGCATCCTGGTTTCCTACAGAGTCAAAGTCAAGCTGGTCGTTTCACGTGGAGg AGACGTGTCGGTGGAGCTGCCGTTCATCCTAATGCATCCTAAACCCGTGGAGCCGCCGCTGTCCCGCCCGCAGTCAG CTGTGCCAGAGATGGACCCGCCCATCGACACCAACTTGATAGAGTTCGACACAAA CAGCATCTCCCAGGACGACGACTTCGTCTTCGAAGACTTCGCTCGCCTGCGGCTCAAAGGCACCGTGGACGACAAGGACGAGGACTGCTAG
- the LOC142401491 gene encoding arrestin red cell isoform X2 — translation MGDKAGTRVFKKSSPNCKLTVYLGKRDFVDHLDHVDPVDGVILVDPEYLKDRKVFVTLTCAFRYGREDLDVLGLSFRKDLYISTFQAFPPVPEERKPNSRLQERLLKKLGQHAHPFYFTIPQNLPCSVTLQPGPEDTGKACGVDFEIRAFCAKSIEEKIHKRNSVRLVIRKVQYAPEKPGPQPMVETTRSFLMSDRSLHLEASLDKELYYHGEPISVNVHVTNNSTKTVKRVKISVRQYADICLFSTAQYKCPVAQQEADDQVSSSSTFCKVYTLTPTLDKNREKRGLALDGKLKHEDTNLASSTIVKDVTNKEVLGILVSYRVKVKLVVSRGGDVSVELPFILMHPKPVEPPLSRPQSAVPEMDPPIDTNLIEFDTNISQDDDFVFEDFARLRLKGTVDDKDEDC, via the exons AGTTTTCAAGAAGTCGAGCCCCAATTGTAAG CTGACGGTGTACCTGGGAAAACGGGACTTTGTGGACCACCTGGACCATGTGGACCCCGTAG ACGGCGTGATCCTCGTCGACCCCGAGTATCTGAAGGACAGGAAAG tcttCGTCACGCTCACCTGTGCGTTCAGATACGGCCGCGAGGACCTGGACGTGCTGGGTCTATCTTTCCGGAAGGATCTCTACATCTCCACTTTCCAG GCCTTCCCTCCGGTGCCGGAGGAGCGGAAACCCAACAGCCGGCTGCAGGAGAGGCTGCTGAAGAAGCTGGGCCAGCATGCACACCCCTTCTACTTCACA ATCCCTCAGAACCTCCCCTGTTCGGTCACTTTACAGCCCGGACCAGAGGACACCGGGAAG GCCTGCGGTGTCGACTTTGAGATCAGAGCTTTCTGTGCCAAGTCGATAGAGGAGAAGATTCACAAGAG GAACTCGGTGCGCCTGGTGATCAGGAAGGTCCAGTACGCCCCGGAGAAGCCCGGCCCTCAGCCCATGGTGGAGACCACCCGCAGCTTCCTGATGTCAGACAGATCCCTGCACCTGGAGGCGTCTTTAGACAAAGAG CTGTATTACCACGGAGAGCCCATCAGTGTCAACGTCCACGTCACCAACAACTCCACCAAGACCGTGAAGAGAGTCAAGATCTCTG TGCGTCAGTATGCAGATATCTGTCTGTTCAGCACTGCCCAGTATAAATGTCCAGTGGCTCAGCAGGAGGCAGA CGACCAGGTGTCCTCCAGCTCCACCTTCTGTAAGGTGTACACTCTGACCCCGACGCTCGACAAGAACAGAGAGAAGAGGGGGCTCGCTTTGGACGGCAAACTGAAGCACGAAGACACCAATCTGGCCTCGTCCACCAT AGTGAAGGACGTCACCAACAAGGAGGTTCTGGGCATCCTGGTTTCCTACAGAGTCAAAGTCAAGCTGGTCGTTTCACGTGGAGg AGACGTGTCGGTGGAGCTGCCGTTCATCCTAATGCATCCTAAACCCGTGGAGCCGCCGCTGTCCCGCCCGCAGTCAG CTGTGCCAGAGATGGACCCGCCCATCGACACCAACTTGATAGAGTTCGACACAAA CATCTCCCAGGACGACGACTTCGTCTTCGAAGACTTCGCTCGCCTGCGGCTCAAAGGCACCGTGGACGACAAGGACGAGGACTGCTAG